The Gordonia mangrovi genome includes the window CAACGCCGAGCGCTCACCGACTTTCTATCGTTTCGACTCGGCCGAGCAGTTGAAGGTGTGGCGGGAGATGGACCGACTCGACGAGGAACCCGTCGTGATCTACCACTCGCACACCGCGACCGAGGCATACCCGAGCCGCACCGACATCTCGTATGCAAGCGAGCCCAACGCCCACTATGTCCTGGTGTCCACCCGGGACGCCGAGACCGCGGAGACCCGCAGCTATCGCATTGTCGATGGTGTGGTGACCGAAGAGCCGATCGAGATCAGGAGCTGACCCAGCATGGCCGTAACCGTGTCCATCCCGACCATCTTGCGCACCCACACCGGGGGTGAGAAGCGGGTCGAGGCAAGCGGTTCCACGTTGTCGGAGGTCATCGACAACCTCGAGTCGGCCAATCCGGGCATCAAGGAACGCCTGGTGGCGGAAGGCAAACTGCATCGCTTCGTCAACGTCTATGTCAACGACGAGGATGTCCGCTTCTCCGGTGGACTCGGTACCTCGATCGACGACGGCGACGATGTGACCATCCTGCCCGCCGTCGCCGGCGGACAGTAGGCCGTGGCGCGCTACTCCTCGCTGATCGAGTCGGTGGGGCACACCCCGCTGATCGGTCTACAGCGTCTGTCGCCCAGATGGGACGACTCGGACCCGAGTGATCCCGACGGCGGCCCGCACGTACGGCTGTGGGCCAAGCTCGAGGACCGCAATCCCACCGGTTCGATCAAGGATCGGCCCGCACTGCGGATGATCGAGCAGGCCGAGCGCGACGGCGCACTGTCGCCCGGCTCCATCATCCTGGAGCCGACGAGCGGCAACACCGGGATCTCGCTGGCGATGGCCGCCAAACTCAAGGGTTATCAGCTGATCTGCGTGATGCCCGAGAACACCTCGGAAGAACGCCGGTCGCTGTTGACGATGTTCGGCGCGCAGGTCATCTCGTCGCCGGCGGCGGGTGGCTCCAACACCGCCGTCGCCATGGCCAAGGAACTCGCCGCCGAACACCCCGACTGGGTGATGCTCTATCAGTACGGCAACGAGGCCAACATGCTCGCCCACTATGAGGGCACCGGCCCCGAGCTGTACGCGGATCTGCCCGAGATCACCCATTTCGTCGCGGGGCTCGGCACCACCGGAACCCTGATGGGCGTAGGTCGCTACCTGCGTGAGCAGAACCCCGACATCGAGATCGTCGCGGCCGAACCCCGCTACGGCGATGAGGTCTACGGTCTGCGCAACATCGACGAGGGCTTTGTCCCCGAGCTCTACGACGACACGGTGCTGACCCGCCGGTTCTCCGTGCAGGGCGTCGACGCCGTGGCCCGGGTGCGTGAACTCATCGACACCGAGGGCATCTTCGCGGGCATCTCGACCGGAGCCATCCTGCAGGCCGCACGCGGCATCGGCCGCAAGGCGATGAAGAACGGTCAGCGCGCCGACATCGGGCTGGTCATCCCCGACGCGGGGTGGAAGTATCTGTCGACCGGCGCCTACGAAGGTAGCCTGGAGCAAGCAGAGCAGGCTCTCGAGGGCCAGCTCTGGGCGTGACCGCACCGACAGGAAGAGCCATGACCGTCAACCCCGCGCCGCCTGGATCGCCGACCACGGGCGCCCGCCCGCTGTGGCAGCGGTCGGTGATCATCATGGCCGCGATCACCGCGTTGCTGTTCGTCGTCGAGGCCGTGGACGCGGCGACGAACTACGATCTCGATCAGGCGGGGATCGAGCCGCGTCAGATCGACGGACTCGACGGCATTCTCTGGGCCCCGTTCCTGCACGACGACTGGGCGCACCTGTTCGCCAATCTGCTGCCGGGGTTGGTGCTCGGCTTCCTGGTGTTGATGACCCGACGGTTCGTCATCGTCACCGCCATCGTCTGGCTGGTCTCGGGTCTCGGTGT containing:
- a CDS encoding Mov34/MPN/PAD-1 family protein, with translation MLRISQELVDAMVAHARADHPDEACGVIAGPEGSDRPDRFIAMINAERSPTFYRFDSAEQLKVWREMDRLDEEPVVIYHSHTATEAYPSRTDISYASEPNAHYVLVSTRDAETAETRSYRIVDGVVTEEPIEIRS
- a CDS encoding rhomboid family intramembrane serine protease, which translates into the protein MTVNPAPPGSPTTGARPLWQRSVIIMAAITALLFVVEAVDAATNYDLDQAGIEPRQIDGLDGILWAPFLHDDWAHLFANLLPGLVLGFLVLMTRRFVIVTAIVWLVSGLGVWFFAPPYTVTVGASGIIFGWLTYLLVRGLFNRDIWQILGGVVLFLIYGSILWGVLPTNPTVSWQGHLFGAIGGVLAAWYLADRDRRKAAKSGSPQAPGVRP
- a CDS encoding MoaD/ThiS family protein, whose amino-acid sequence is MAVTVSIPTILRTHTGGEKRVEASGSTLSEVIDNLESANPGIKERLVAEGKLHRFVNVYVNDEDVRFSGGLGTSIDDGDDVTILPAVAGGQ
- a CDS encoding PLP-dependent cysteine synthase family protein gives rise to the protein MARYSSLIESVGHTPLIGLQRLSPRWDDSDPSDPDGGPHVRLWAKLEDRNPTGSIKDRPALRMIEQAERDGALSPGSIILEPTSGNTGISLAMAAKLKGYQLICVMPENTSEERRSLLTMFGAQVISSPAAGGSNTAVAMAKELAAEHPDWVMLYQYGNEANMLAHYEGTGPELYADLPEITHFVAGLGTTGTLMGVGRYLREQNPDIEIVAAEPRYGDEVYGLRNIDEGFVPELYDDTVLTRRFSVQGVDAVARVRELIDTEGIFAGISTGAILQAARGIGRKAMKNGQRADIGLVIPDAGWKYLSTGAYEGSLEQAEQALEGQLWA